The following are encoded in a window of Armatimonas rosea genomic DNA:
- a CDS encoding metallophosphoesterase, with protein MSRKGLGLAAGAAAGLAVYALKIEPMLVEVTHPELFLPRLPAAWDGVSILFLSDPHVWEFGERERRVVELCAGLEPPDLILWGGDFLGSYRGVVHAVRLVKELAELFPGTPTFSVWGNAEHKIRPERRAWLEALLADVGVCTLTNESLPLTLRGETITLAGCDDPYYGFADLEATFAALTLERFTLFLAHSPQVAALAARAGVDLMLSGHTHGGQVRFPFVGPWKTQNPLSRLLDCGAFDHARLTKILGYDPGGNLTTYISRGIGLAFLPYMPWLAPRFACRPEVARLTLRVG; from the coding sequence AGGGCTAGGACTGGCGGCAGGGGCCGCGGCAGGGCTGGCGGTCTACGCCCTCAAGATCGAGCCGATGCTGGTCGAGGTCACCCACCCCGAGCTCTTCTTGCCGCGCCTGCCCGCCGCCTGGGATGGGGTCTCGATTCTCTTTCTCTCGGACCCGCATGTCTGGGAGTTCGGGGAGCGCGAGCGGCGCGTGGTGGAGCTCTGCGCAGGGCTGGAGCCACCCGACCTGATCCTCTGGGGCGGCGACTTCCTCGGCAGCTACCGGGGCGTGGTCCACGCGGTTCGTCTTGTCAAGGAACTCGCGGAGCTCTTTCCCGGCACGCCGACCTTCTCGGTCTGGGGCAATGCGGAGCACAAGATTCGCCCCGAGCGTCGCGCCTGGCTCGAAGCACTCCTCGCCGATGTGGGGGTCTGCACGCTCACCAACGAGAGCCTGCCGCTGACCCTGCGCGGGGAGACCATCACACTGGCGGGTTGCGACGATCCCTACTATGGGTTTGCGGACCTGGAGGCCACCTTTGCCGCGCTCACCCTGGAGCGCTTCACGCTCTTTCTTGCCCACTCGCCCCAAGTCGCGGCGCTGGCGGCACGGGCGGGTGTCGATCTGATGCTCTCGGGCCACACGCACGGCGGGCAGGTGCGCTTCCCGTTTGTCGGGCCGTGGAAGACCCAGAACCCCCTCAGCCGCCTGCTGGACTGCGGCGCGTTCGACCACGCCCGGCTCACCAAGATCCTCGGCTACGATCCGGGGGGCAACCTGACCACCTACATCTCCCGCGGCATTGGCCTCGCCTTCCTACCCTACATGCCCTGGCTTGCCCCCCGCTTCGCCTGCCGCCCCGAGGTGGCACGATTGACGCTACGGGTGGGATAG